One window of Campylobacter avium LMG 24591 genomic DNA carries:
- a CDS encoding ABC-F family ATP-binding cassette domain-containing protein translates to MLEIKNLSMRFASQLLFENVNLTLKKGERYGLIGANGAGKSTFLKILAKELEASSGEIELDAGLKMAVLEQDQFAFESLSIKDALLSANKRLYEAIKEKEKLYMSEEFTDAINDRLSELELICAEEDPNYDCELRCEKLLSSLGISDIENSMSSLQSTDKVKVLLARLLFVNADVLLLDEPTNNLDLKSIAWLENELLRHEGTLLLISHDRHFLNRVCTRILDVDFKQIREFAGNYDDWYMASTLLAKQAELKRNKALKEKEELENFIRRFSANASKSKQATSRAKALSKLEIEEIKISSRRDPSIVFRINKEIGNEILELKDISKSYDKELFSGLNLKINKNDKIALIGANGVGKSSLAKIITAALKPDTGLVHLGATIELGYFPQDTSSVINENLKLYEWLMSDKFKDLDEIRKCLGRMLFGGNEQEKLASSLSGGEKHRLMLSKLMLERPNFLLLDEPDNHLDLEAIIALGEALYNFKGVVLCISHDRELISAFANRIWHLKDGKLRDFQGSFEEFLGENDEYL, encoded by the coding sequence ATGCTAGAAATCAAAAATCTTTCTATGCGTTTTGCAAGTCAGCTTTTGTTTGAAAATGTGAATTTAACTTTAAAAAAAGGCGAAAGATACGGGCTAATCGGGGCGAATGGGGCTGGAAAATCAACCTTTTTAAAAATCCTAGCAAAAGAGCTTGAGGCAAGTAGCGGCGAAATAGAGCTTGACGCTGGGCTTAAAATGGCTGTCTTAGAGCAGGATCAATTTGCCTTTGAGAGCTTAAGCATAAAAGACGCACTGTTGAGTGCAAATAAAAGACTATATGAGGCTATCAAAGAAAAAGAAAAGCTGTATATGAGTGAGGAATTTACGGACGCCATAAATGATAGGCTAAGCGAGCTTGAGCTTATCTGTGCTGAGGAGGATCCTAACTATGACTGCGAACTAAGGTGTGAAAAGCTTTTAAGTTCGCTTGGCATAAGTGATATAGAAAATTCTATGTCCTCTCTTCAAAGCACGGACAAGGTGAAGGTGCTTTTAGCAAGGCTGCTTTTCGTAAATGCTGATGTGCTTTTGCTTGATGAGCCTACGAACAATCTTGATTTAAAAAGCATAGCCTGGCTTGAAAATGAGCTTTTAAGGCACGAGGGGACCTTGCTTTTAATCAGCCACGATAGGCATTTTTTAAACAGGGTTTGCACTAGAATTTTAGATGTGGATTTTAAGCAGATAAGGGAATTTGCGGGGAATTATGATGACTGGTATATGGCTTCAACCTTGCTTGCAAAACAGGCTGAGCTAAAAAGAAACAAGGCTTTAAAGGAAAAAGAGGAGCTTGAAAATTTTATAAGACGCTTTAGCGCAAATGCTTCTAAGTCAAAGCAAGCAACGAGCAGGGCAAAGGCACTTTCTAAGCTTGAGATAGAGGAGATAAAAATTTCAAGCAGACGCGATCCTAGCATAGTTTTTAGGATAAATAAAGAAATCGGCAATGAAATTTTAGAACTAAAGGACATAAGCAAGAGCTATGATAAAGAGCTTTTTTCGGGGCTAAATTTAAAAATCAATAAAAACGATAAGATAGCCTTAATAGGAGCAAACGGCGTTGGCAAAAGCAGCTTAGCAAAGATAATCACAGCTGCTTTAAAGCCTGATACGGGCTTGGTGCACCTTGGAGCCACGATAGAGCTTGGGTATTTTCCACAAGATACTAGCTCGGTGATAAATGAAAATTTGAAACTTTATGAGTGGCTTATGAGCGATAAATTTAAAGATTTGGATGAAATTAGAAAATGTTTGGGTAGAATGTTATTTGGTGGTAATGAACAAGAAAAACTAGCCTCAAGCTTAAGCGGTGGGGAAAAACACAGGCTTATGCTTTCTAAGCTAATGCTTGAGAGGCCGAATTTCTTGCTTTTGGATGAGCCGGATAATCATCTTGACTTAGAAGCCATTATCGCCTTGGGTGAGGCCTTGTATAATTTCAAGGGTGTGGTGCTTTGCATAAGCCACGATAGAGAGCTAATCTCTGCTTTTGCAAATAGAATTTGGCATTTAAAAGATGGCAAACTAAGAGACTTCCAAGGAAGTTTTGAAGAATTTTTAGGAGAAAATGATGAATACTTATAA
- a CDS encoding NAD(P)H-dependent oxidoreductase: MKTLLILSHTYWENSKVNKALAREALGLDYVKVHNINEVYKDGKIDAAKEIELLKEAEFIVFQFPLFWFSTPSLMKEWQDVVLSQILHGENPKLLSGKKFGIVSTLGGAKDTYDGHHGYTLNELLRPIYYAFKYCGATLVDEFAIYSADASNLPLQEYKSYLKG, from the coding sequence ATGAAAACGCTACTGATACTGTCTCATACATACTGGGAGAATTCAAAAGTAAATAAGGCTCTTGCTAGGGAGGCTTTAGGTCTTGATTATGTAAAGGTGCATAATATAAACGAGGTTTATAAAGACGGCAAAATAGACGCTGCTAAAGAAATAGAGCTTTTAAAGGAAGCTGAATTTATCGTATTTCAATTTCCACTTTTTTGGTTTAGCACACCAAGCCTTATGAAAGAATGGCAGGATGTGGTTTTGAGTCAAATTTTACACGGAGAAAATCCTAAGCTTTTAAGTGGCAAAAAATTTGGCATAGTAAGCACTTTAGGCGGGGCAAAAGACACTTACGATGGACACCACGGCTATACCTTAAATGAGCTTTTAAGACCTATATACTACGCTTTTAAATACTGCGGTGCTACTTTGGTGGATGAATTTGCTATTTATAGTGCTGATGCTTCAAATTTGCCCTTGCAGGAGTATAAGAGCTATCTTAAGGGCTAA
- a CDS encoding L-serine ammonia-lyase gives MSSNLSIFKIGVGPSSSHTLGPMLAGNLFCKKVDKFLDQITKVEVVLYGSLSLTGKGHLTDRAVLWGLNALEAKNLSSNIQEEVNKRVLEDKILNLCGKKEIHFDYDKHLVFSKEFLPLHENALKISAFDDNDERIYREVYYSTGGGFVKTEAELEKEKNSGGLKPKTQYALKVDNAKEALELCDKNNWNLAQLSYEYELQFNTKDEIRSYCLEIWEVMQEVYYNGTHTKEEYLPGKLHLWRRAKGLASRVNLTTDPIGIIDFISLYAISVAEENASGAKVVTAPTNGACGVVPAVMLYLHNHTTGFNDNKVVDFLLTAMLIGSFYKKNASISGAEAGCQAEIGAASSMAAAAMATVMGADPHSACNAAEIAMEHHLGLTCDPVGGLVQIPCIERNAFGAIKAISSARMAMTRKSKPIVTLDDVIKTMYETGKDMNLKYKETSLGGLAVTLQRMC, from the coding sequence ATGAGTAGTAATTTAAGTATATTTAAAATCGGTGTAGGTCCTTCCTCATCACACACTTTAGGACCTATGCTAGCTGGAAATTTATTCTGCAAAAAGGTAGATAAATTTTTAGACCAAATAACAAAGGTAGAAGTTGTTTTATACGGCTCTTTGTCTTTAACAGGCAAGGGGCACTTAACCGATAGGGCTGTGCTTTGGGGTTTAAACGCACTTGAAGCAAAGAATTTAAGCTCAAATATACAAGAAGAGGTCAATAAAAGAGTTTTAGAGGATAAAATTCTAAATTTATGCGGAAAAAAGGAAATCCACTTTGACTACGACAAACATTTAGTTTTTTCTAAAGAATTCTTGCCGCTTCACGAAAACGCTCTTAAGATAAGCGCCTTTGATGATAATGATGAGCGTATATATAGAGAAGTGTATTATTCAACAGGCGGAGGCTTTGTAAAAACCGAAGCTGAGCTTGAAAAAGAAAAGAATTCAGGCGGACTTAAACCTAAAACACAGTATGCCCTAAAGGTAGATAACGCAAAAGAAGCACTTGAGCTTTGCGATAAAAATAATTGGAATTTAGCACAGCTTTCTTATGAGTATGAGTTGCAATTTAACACGAAGGATGAAATTCGTTCTTACTGTTTAGAAATTTGGGAAGTTATGCAGGAGGTGTATTACAACGGCACTCATACAAAAGAAGAATATTTGCCCGGAAAACTTCATTTGTGGCGTAGAGCAAAGGGACTTGCCTCACGTGTAAACTTAACAACTGATCCAATTGGCATCATAGATTTTATCTCACTTTATGCCATATCAGTAGCCGAGGAAAACGCCAGCGGGGCTAAAGTGGTCACGGCTCCTACTAATGGTGCTTGTGGGGTTGTACCTGCTGTTATGCTTTATCTTCACAATCACACAACAGGCTTTAATGATAACAAAGTAGTTGATTTCTTGCTAACTGCCATGCTAATAGGCTCTTTTTACAAAAAGAACGCTAGTATAAGCGGTGCAGAGGCTGGTTGTCAAGCTGAAATAGGTGCTGCTTCATCTATGGCTGCAGCTGCCATGGCAACTGTTATGGGTGCAGACCCTCACAGTGCCTGTAATGCCGCTGAAATCGCTATGGAACACCACCTAGGTCTTACATGCGACCCGGTTGGAGGCTTAGTTCAAATTCCTTGCATAGAAAGGAATGCTTTTGGTGCCATAAAAGCTATCTCATCGGCTAGAATGGCTATGACTAGAAAGAGCAAGCCTATAGTAACCCTTGATGATGTCATTAAAACTATGTATGAAACCGGAAAAGATATGAACCTAAAATACAAAGAAACATCGCTTGGAGGACTTGCAGTAACCCTACAAAGAATGTGCTAA
- a CDS encoding serine/threonine protein kinase: MTNVKSYNIRWVLSLFGTAIGAGVLFLPINAGMGGILPLLIILVLAYPMTYLAHRGLCRFVLGSSNPSDDITFVSETYFGKGGGFLITVLYFFAILPILLVYSANLTTTFIEFWVNQLGYEAPNRLLVSFVIVTLLMFFSLLGEELVTKVMSVLVFPFIAVLVIISLMLIPYWNGAIFQSFDFSVVGTSNFWLTLWLVIPVMVFSFNHSPIISSLACSCKREFHDDAEKHAANIISKAVILMVVVVFFFVFSCALCLTPEDFASAKSQNVNILTYIANHFPEATILAFLAPIIALIAMSKSYLGHYLGSQEGLNGILYKVSSGKLKGKSANTITAIFTFIVAWYVAYANPSAIGIIESIGGPVLAILLFLMPVYCVYKFDVLKKFRHPAFDTFIVIMGLIAISAAINNLL, encoded by the coding sequence ATGACAAATGTAAAATCTTACAACATTAGATGGGTGCTTTCCTTATTTGGAACAGCTATTGGTGCTGGGGTGCTTTTCCTACCCATTAACGCTGGTATGGGCGGAATTTTGCCTCTTTTAATTATCCTAGTTTTGGCTTATCCTATGACTTACTTAGCACACAGAGGGCTTTGTAGATTTGTTTTAGGTTCATCTAATCCAAGCGATGATATAACCTTTGTTTCTGAAACATATTTTGGCAAAGGCGGAGGATTTTTAATCACCGTGCTTTACTTCTTTGCTATCTTGCCTATCTTGCTGGTTTATAGTGCGAATTTAACCACTACCTTTATAGAATTTTGGGTAAATCAACTAGGCTACGAAGCCCCTAATAGACTATTAGTCTCTTTTGTTATAGTAACCTTGCTTATGTTCTTTTCTTTACTTGGTGAAGAACTTGTAACTAAAGTTATGTCCGTTCTTGTCTTTCCATTCATAGCTGTTTTAGTTATAATATCTTTGATGCTAATTCCTTACTGGAACGGTGCAATTTTCCAAAGCTTTGATTTTTCAGTTGTGGGAACTTCAAATTTCTGGCTTACCTTGTGGCTGGTAATTCCTGTTATGGTTTTTTCATTTAACCACTCGCCTATCATCTCATCTTTAGCCTGCTCATGCAAAAGAGAATTTCACGATGACGCCGAAAAACACGCAGCAAACATAATCAGTAAGGCTGTAATACTAATGGTTGTTGTTGTTTTCTTTTTCGTGTTTTCTTGTGCATTGTGCTTAACACCTGAGGATTTTGCTAGTGCCAAAAGCCAAAATGTAAATATCTTAACCTATATAGCAAATCACTTCCCTGAAGCCACTATACTAGCATTCTTAGCACCTATCATCGCTTTGATAGCTATGTCAAAAAGCTACCTAGGACACTATCTTGGCTCACAAGAAGGCTTAAATGGAATTCTTTATAAGGTAAGTTCAGGTAAGCTAAAAGGCAAAAGTGCAAACACAATAACAGCTATCTTTACCTTCATAGTAGCTTGGTATGTAGCTTATGCAAACCCTTCAGCTATAGGAATTATCGAAAGCATAGGTGGTCCTGTTTTGGCAATCTTGCTTTTCTTAATGCCTGTTTATTGTGTATACAAATTTGATGTTCTTAAGAAATTTAGACATCCAGCATTTGATACCTTTATAGTTATAATGGGTCTTATAGCTATATCAGCTGCTATTAACAACCTTTTATAA
- a CDS encoding HugZ family heme oxygenase yields the protein MSFESVISHMNSHHKENLVDLCKKFGGIKEPKNVSLKGVDYEGLDIEYNDKEILRVDFPKKCDESTLKNAIIELCQGAKPKPDLATIKQELLDFKKEFGSVCMATVSKEGEVVCSYAPIIQCEAGDFIYISSVAEHFANIKNNPNNVEVMFLEDESKAASVIVRKRLRYKSELEFVSRDDALFDKVYDEFEKQRGSGGGIKTIRGMLDFHLIKLSYKQGRFVKGFGQAYDIDEKGELSFAGAGGMPHKFPHKK from the coding sequence ATGAGTTTTGAATCTGTTATTTCTCATATGAACTCTCACCACAAAGAGAATTTGGTGGATTTATGCAAGAAATTTGGTGGCATTAAAGAGCCTAAAAATGTATCTTTGAAGGGTGTTGATTACGAGGGACTTGATATAGAATACAATGATAAAGAAATCTTAAGAGTTGACTTTCCTAAAAAATGCGATGAAAGCACCTTAAAAAACGCTATTATCGAACTTTGCCAAGGTGCAAAACCTAAGCCTGATTTAGCTACTATAAAACAAGAATTACTTGATTTTAAGAAAGAATTTGGCTCTGTGTGTATGGCAACTGTAAGCAAAGAAGGCGAGGTTGTTTGTTCTTACGCACCTATTATACAGTGCGAGGCTGGGGATTTTATTTATATCAGTAGCGTTGCAGAGCATTTTGCAAATATTAAAAACAATCCAAACAATGTAGAAGTGATGTTCTTAGAAGATGAAAGCAAGGCGGCATCTGTCATAGTTAGAAAAAGATTAAGATATAAAAGTGAGCTTGAATTTGTAAGTAGAGATGATGCACTATTTGATAAAGTTTATGATGAATTTGAAAAACAAAGAGGAAGTGGCGGCGGAATCAAAACCATAAGAGGAATGCTTGATTTTCATTTGATAAAACTTTCTTACAAACAAGGTCGCTTTGTAAAAGGTTTTGGTCAAGCTTATGATATAGATGAAAAAGGCGAACTATCTTTTGCTGGAGCCGGTGGTATGCCGCATAAATTCCCGCACAAAAAATAG
- a CDS encoding TonB-dependent receptor, with the protein MKASRIAFLALLSSATVFANEIQKAELTEVVISASGFEQSADSNLRNVLVINADELNKRAYTSLEQALERISGVSFVNFGLGRNIDLRGQGDKSNVAVKVMVDNRAINVLDNSHGVTPLNSINLDDVERIEIIPGGGSVLYGNGTRGGVINIITKKRKSDNYSLALKGGGYDKKGVFGDVNARVDKYINDNVSLNFSLNGFNKQGYQEGYSQKGFFGDAKALFSLGDDTDMNLNFSYFQSKNTSSGYLTKEQIENNPRQRGSSENITKITRPEFSLDLNHKFSDFFELNLLAYHQQQKIEYLKDRLPYTMQGMTVTAYQDGSGFEDALSGANLKTKFNYMDKSYFILGYDFAYHDAKRLSIVHYSVPVIIPYHTMTTDLDMNKQSHSIFFLENHSFNDYFSISGGARMEYARYTGDRIYRNQMQMNFPLPGSTTDETTLFSIDDKSTTNYAFEITPNFSYSDTGSIYAKFESSFVSPTPAQLVSRDQNLGYYTSKLNPEKYNTFEIGIKDFWWDFHQWQVSLFYTQSKDEISYLGDPHAIGGSFWHYYNISQTRRFGAEINLNQSFLDDSIRTYQSLSYIDAKITDGINDGKLIPYVSRVKTTAGLEYAFNKNFSSFIDLTYFSRAKDSGVVDANTGKMTANAWMKDYFLTDIGFSYDYKSFSLLAGIRNIFDKQYYTYQNSSANQYLAGDGRSYYLSLRYTY; encoded by the coding sequence ATGAAAGCTTCAAGAATAGCATTCTTAGCTCTTTTAAGTTCAGCAACAGTTTTTGCAAATGAAATACAAAAAGCAGAGCTTACAGAGGTAGTTATCTCGGCAAGTGGCTTTGAGCAAAGTGCGGATTCAAATTTAAGGAATGTATTAGTAATTAATGCAGATGAGTTAAATAAAAGAGCTTACACATCTTTAGAACAAGCACTTGAGCGAATTTCTGGAGTTTCTTTTGTGAATTTTGGGCTTGGACGCAATATAGACTTAAGAGGACAAGGCGATAAAAGTAATGTTGCTGTAAAGGTTATGGTTGATAATAGGGCTATAAATGTGCTTGATAATAGCCATGGTGTAACCCCTCTTAATAGCATAAATTTAGATGATGTTGAACGTATAGAGATAATCCCCGGTGGCGGCTCTGTGCTTTATGGAAACGGCACAAGAGGCGGTGTGATTAATATCATAACAAAAAAACGCAAAAGCGATAATTACTCCCTAGCCTTAAAGGGTGGAGGATATGATAAAAAGGGTGTTTTTGGCGATGTAAATGCTAGAGTTGATAAGTATATAAATGATAATGTATCCTTGAATTTCAGCCTAAATGGCTTTAATAAACAAGGCTATCAAGAGGGCTATTCTCAAAAGGGATTTTTTGGCGATGCTAAAGCCTTATTTAGTCTTGGCGATGATACTGATATGAATTTAAATTTCTCTTATTTTCAAAGCAAAAATACTTCATCTGGCTATCTTACAAAGGAACAGATTGAAAATAATCCTAGACAAAGAGGAAGCTCTGAAAATATTACAAAGATTACAAGACCAGAATTTAGCTTAGATTTAAACCACAAATTCAGCGATTTTTTTGAGCTAAATTTATTAGCTTATCATCAACAACAAAAGATAGAGTATTTAAAGGATAGACTGCCTTATACTATGCAAGGTATGACGGTTACGGCTTATCAAGACGGTTCTGGCTTTGAAGATGCCTTAAGTGGTGCAAATTTAAAGACTAAATTTAATTATATGGATAAGTCTTATTTTATCTTAGGCTATGATTTTGCATACCACGATGCTAAGAGGCTATCCATAGTGCACTACTCTGTGCCTGTTATAATACCTTATCATACTATGACTACAGATTTGGATATGAATAAGCAAAGTCATTCTATCTTTTTCCTAGAAAATCACAGTTTTAATGACTATTTTTCCATTTCAGGCGGAGCTAGAATGGAGTATGCAAGATACACAGGTGATAGAATTTATAGAAACCAAATGCAAATGAATTTTCCGCTACCAGGTAGTACAACAGATGAGACAACTTTATTTAGCATAGATGATAAATCCACCACAAACTACGCCTTTGAGATAACGCCAAATTTTTCTTACTCAGACACAGGCTCAATCTATGCTAAATTTGAAAGCTCCTTTGTAAGCCCTACACCAGCACAGCTTGTAAGCAGAGACCAAAATTTAGGATACTATACCTCCAAATTAAATCCAGAAAAATACAATACCTTTGAAATAGGCATAAAGGACTTTTGGTGGGATTTTCATCAATGGCAAGTTTCGCTTTTTTACACACAAAGCAAAGATGAGATTTCTTATCTAGGCGACCCGCATGCCATAGGAGGAAGTTTTTGGCATTATTATAATATCAGCCAAACAAGGAGATTTGGAGCGGAGATAAATCTCAATCAAAGCTTTTTAGATGATAGTATAAGAACCTATCAAAGTTTAAGTTATATAGACGCAAAGATTACAGATGGCATAAACGATGGCAAACTCATACCTTATGTCTCTCGTGTAAAAACAACAGCTGGGCTTGAATATGCTTTTAATAAAAATTTCTCAAGCTTTATAGATTTAACTTATTTTTCAAGGGCAAAGGATAGTGGTGTAGTTGATGCAAATACAGGCAAGATGACAGCAAATGCTTGGATGAAGGATTATTTCTTAACAGATATAGGTTTTTCTTATGATTATAAAAGTTTTTCACTTTTAGCAGGTATTCGCAATATCTTTGATAAGCAGTATTACACCTATCAAAACTCAAGCGCTAATCAATACCTAGCAGGCGATGGCAGGAGCTATTATCTCTCGCTTAGATATACATATTAA
- a CDS encoding TonB-dependent receptor, with protein sequence MLKKTVLLSSLATCLLANSMQKAELDEVVISASGFEQDADSNLRTVLVLQGKDLASKGFTSLEQALQRVVGLSFISLGVNGNASRVVDMRGQGASANSAVKVMIDNIPTNVLDESRLHAAGTSISPLDSISIDDIERIEIIPGGGAVLYGNGTRGGVINIITKKRKQNAADIALRGSMYENANLDTQLKLNLGLKLNDSISFSSNIQGFNKQGYREKDLLRGFYQNSKLNFDFSDDISLNLGFSYYQGENTLNDALSYEELQANRFGASQTQTTYLSSKPEFNAELKIKANEFLDVNLQAFYQVQKVKLKNSNAALQIYANDSFFKDGLYGANLKGRLSYLENSYLVLGYSFEEHSGFLNSQSLIGATKADDKKQSHSLYALDYQELNDIFSLFLGARYEHANYTHKALSGSQSGFKIDTNTDNFALELGPNARYSDTGKLYAKYERGFISPTPYQFRSRQNGVYYSNTNLKSQRYDTYELGLSDYLLDFYAVNLALFYTNSKDEIRSFGTVANGGFENIDETKRYGVELFLRQDFANFYLYENFSFVNAEISAGADKGKRIPLVSRYKASAGINYDFSKNLSGFVDMSYFSKAKDESNAWIKEYFLSDIGLIYKNKGLDIFAGVKNLFDNKYLTYQNKARDDYIPGASRSYYLEAKYKF encoded by the coding sequence ATGCTTAAAAAAACTGTTTTACTCTCAAGCTTAGCTACTTGCTTACTCGCCAATTCTATGCAAAAAGCAGAGCTTGATGAGGTAGTTATCTCAGCAAGCGGCTTTGAGCAAGATGCTGATTCGAATTTAAGAACTGTTTTGGTCTTACAAGGAAAGGACTTAGCAAGCAAAGGCTTTACTTCCTTAGAACAAGCCTTGCAAAGAGTAGTAGGACTTTCTTTCATATCTTTGGGCGTAAATGGCAATGCCTCAAGAGTTGTAGATATGAGAGGACAAGGTGCAAGTGCAAATTCAGCTGTTAAGGTAATGATAGATAATATCCCTACAAATGTGCTTGATGAAAGCAGGCTGCACGCTGCTGGAACTTCTATATCGCCTCTTGATAGCATAAGCATAGATGATATAGAAAGGATTGAGATAATCCCCGGAGGCGGTGCTGTGCTTTATGGAAACGGCACAAGAGGCGGTGTTATAAATATCATTACTAAAAAAAGAAAGCAAAATGCAGCTGATATAGCCCTTAGAGGCTCCATGTATGAAAATGCAAATTTAGACACGCAGTTGAAGCTAAATTTAGGCTTAAAGTTAAACGATAGCATAAGCTTTAGCTCAAACATACAAGGCTTTAACAAGCAAGGTTACAGAGAAAAAGACCTTTTAAGAGGCTTTTATCAAAACTCAAAGTTAAATTTTGACTTTAGTGATGACATAAGCTTAAATTTAGGCTTTTCTTATTATCAAGGTGAAAATACTCTAAATGACGCCCTTAGTTATGAGGAGCTTCAAGCTAATAGATTTGGTGCTTCGCAAACCCAAACCACATATCTTTCAAGTAAGCCAGAATTTAATGCAGAGCTTAAAATCAAGGCAAACGAGTTTTTAGATGTAAATTTACAAGCCTTTTATCAGGTGCAAAAAGTAAAGCTAAAAAACTCAAATGCCGCTTTACAAATTTATGCAAATGATAGCTTTTTTAAGGATGGACTTTATGGTGCAAATTTAAAGGGAAGGCTAAGTTATCTTGAAAATTCTTATCTAGTTTTGGGCTATTCTTTTGAGGAGCATTCAGGCTTTTTAAACTCACAAAGCCTAATAGGTGCTACAAAAGCAGATGATAAAAAGCAAAGCCACTCTTTATACGCACTTGATTATCAGGAATTAAATGATATTTTCTCTCTTTTTTTAGGTGCAAGATATGAGCATGCAAATTACACGCACAAGGCACTTTCAGGCTCACAAAGTGGTTTTAAGATAGATACAAATACCGATAATTTCGCCCTTGAGCTAGGCCCTAATGCTAGATATTCAGACACAGGCAAGCTTTATGCAAAGTATGAAAGAGGCTTTATTTCGCCAACTCCTTATCAATTCCGCTCAAGGCAAAATGGCGTATATTACTCAAATACAAATTTAAAGTCTCAAAGGTACGATACTTACGAGCTTGGACTTAGTGATTATTTACTTGACTTTTATGCTGTGAATTTAGCCCTTTTTTATACAAATAGCAAGGATGAGATAAGAAGCTTTGGAACTGTTGCAAACGGGGGTTTTGAAAATATAGATGAGACTAAAAGATACGGAGTCGAGCTTTTTTTAAGACAGGATTTTGCGAATTTTTATTTATATGAGAATTTTAGTTTTGTAAATGCTGAAATTTCAGCAGGTGCTGATAAGGGAAAAAGAATTCCCCTTGTTTCAAGATATAAAGCAAGTGCGGGGATAAATTACGATTTTAGTAAAAATCTTTCAGGCTTTGTTGATATGAGCTATTTTTCAAAGGCAAAGGATGAAAGCAATGCTTGGATAAAGGAGTATTTTTTAAGCGATATAGGTCTGATTTACAAAAACAAGGGTTTAGACATTTTTGCAGGGGTTAAAAACCTCTTTGACAACAAATACCTCACTTATCAAAATAAAGCAAGAGATGATTACATCCCCGGTGCTTCAAGGTCTTACTACCTAGAGGCTAAATACAAATTTTAA
- a CDS encoding FecCD family ABC transporter permease produces the protein MLNKRFFFFVIFSLIAYVFISFFALCLGDEFLNPFEVLFNGDELSRQILFEIRAPRILMAILVGMLLASSGAITQTVFSNPIADPYIIGIASAAAFGATLAFMLDMADYYYGILGFVCSCVFSLLVFKIASRASLATLLIIGVSAATFLGSISAFLSYVIGEESFKITAWLMGYLGVVSYLRVFLLSLALLFCLGFFYYYKNELNIILSGDEEALSMGVNALKLKRMLLIVSSIAVSFGVAFTGLIAFVGLIIPHLVRIIMKDYSNTVVLPLCTLLGGLFLLLCDTLARFVLAPVEIPLGVITSLIGAPVFLYLALKTRRMM, from the coding sequence ATGTTAAATAAAAGATTTTTTTTCTTTGTGATTTTTTCGCTTATTGCTTATGTTTTCATCTCTTTTTTTGCCCTTTGCTTGGGAGATGAGTTTTTAAATCCCTTTGAGGTTTTGTTTAATGGCGATGAGTTAAGTAGGCAAATTCTTTTTGAGATAAGAGCACCTAGAATTTTAATGGCGATTTTAGTTGGCATGCTTTTGGCTAGTTCAGGAGCTATCACACAAACCGTGTTTTCAAACCCCATAGCAGACCCTTACATCATAGGCATAGCTTCAGCTGCGGCTTTTGGAGCTACCTTAGCTTTTATGCTTGATATGGCTGATTATTACTACGGAATTTTAGGCTTTGTTTGTTCTTGCGTTTTTTCCTTGCTTGTGTTTAAGATAGCCTCGCGGGCTTCACTTGCTACCTTGCTAATCATCGGTGTTAGTGCAGCGACTTTTTTAGGTAGTATTAGTGCCTTTTTAAGCTATGTAATAGGCGAGGAGTCCTTTAAAATCACGGCTTGGCTTATGGGTTATCTTGGCGTTGTATCTTATCTTAGAGTCTTTTTGCTCAGCCTTGCCTTGCTTTTTTGCCTAGGATTTTTTTACTACTACAAAAACGAGCTAAATATCATCTTAAGCGGCGATGAGGAGGCTTTAAGCATGGGTGTCAATGCACTAAAGCTTAAAAGAATGCTTTTAATCGTATCCTCCATAGCTGTTTCATTTGGAGTAGCTTTTACAGGACTTATAGCCTTTGTGGGACTTATAATACCGCATTTAGTAAGGATTATTATGAAAGATTATAGCAATACGGTGGTTTTGCCCCTTTGCACCTTGCTTGGAGGGCTTTTTCTGCTCTTGTGTGATACCTTGGCTAGATTTGTCTTAGCACCGGTTGAAATTCCGCTTGGAGTTATCACCTCTTTAATTGGCGCACCGGTATTTTTATACCTTGCCTTAAAGACAAGGAGGATGATGTGA